The following are from one region of the Takifugu rubripes chromosome 12, fTakRub1.2, whole genome shotgun sequence genome:
- the eva1bb gene encoding eva-1 homolog Bb: MEPMKTDMELLSNSMATYAHIKANPESFALFFMMGVCFGLLMALCLMVTAITCRTQRRSRPLPSPKRKRLKEPCAKEKDRSVTEEEEDVHIPKVATGPVSDRSSQSNGTLRSIDVFTSAEELEKARRLEERERIVREIWRNGQPDILVTGTGTIGRVHYH; encoded by the exons GGAGCCGATGAAGACTGACATGGAGCTGCTCAGTAACAGCATGGCGACCTACGCTCACATCAAAG CCAACCCAGAGAGCTTCGCCCTTTTCTTCATGATGGGCGTCTGCTTTGGTCTGCTCATGGCGCTCTGCCTAATGGTGACCGCCATCACCTGCAGGACTCAGCGCCGCAGCagacccctcccctcccccaagAGGAAACGGCTGAAGGAGCCCTGCGCCAAAGAGAAGGATCGGAGcgtcacagaggaggaagaggacgtgCACATCCCTAAAGTGGCCACAGGACCCGTGAGCGATCGTAGCAGCCAGTCCAACGGCACTTTGAGGAGCATCGACGTGTTCACCTCGgctgaggagctggagaaggctcgtcggctggaggagagggaacgAATCGTGAGGGAGATCTGGAGGAACGGGCAGCCAGACATCCTGGTGACGGGGACAGGGACCATTGGACGAGTGCATTACCACTAA